The genomic interval CGGCCGGCTTCATCTTCACCACCGCCCTGCCGCCGGCGGTCGCCGCGGCGGCGCGCGCCTCGGTGCGCTACCTCAAGCGCTCGAAGACCGAGCGCGAGGCGCATCAGCGCCAGGCCGCCCGCACCAAGGCGGCTTTGGAGGCCGCCGGTCTGCCGGTGCTGCACACCGAGACCCACATCGTGCCGCTGATGGTGGGCGACGCCGAGCTGTGCAAGGCAGCCGCCGACCACCTGCTGGAGCACCATGGCATCTACATCCAGCCGATCAACTACCCCACCGTCCCGCGCGGCACCGAACGCCTGCGCATCACGCCCTCGCCCTTCCATGACGACGAGCGGATCGGCGCGCTGACGGCCGCGCTGGTGGAAACCTGGGATACGCTGGATCTGCCGCGGGCCGGTACGGTGTTCGCCGCAGCCGCGGAGTAGCCTTTTCGCGAAGGCCGCGGCATCGGCTACATTGTCCGCATGGCCCTGGCCTTCGACCGCACCCGCCTCCTCCAGGCACTCGAACGGCTCGGCGCGGATCTGTCCGCGCGGGGGCTGTTCGTCGAACTCGCCGTCTACGGCGGCGGGGCTGCAAGACCTGTACGTCGCCGTCTACGACGAGGCACCACCGGACGAGGCGAGTTTGCGCTTCCGGTCGGTGCTTCAGGATGGACCACGATGAGGCTCGCCTCCTTGCGCGCGGTGGTCGAGCGGGCGCGCGCGGATGGCGACTGGGATCACCACCTGCAGAACTTCCTCGATGCCTTCTACGCGCGCGACGGCGACACCGCCGCCCAGGGGGCGATGATCGCCGAGGATCCGGGCTTTCTGGGAGACGCGCGGCCCGATGTCTTCCTCGGCGGAATCGGCGAGCACCTCGCCCGGCGCTGGCGGCTGCCGTTCATCCCGGCTTGGGTGCGGCACGAGGCCCGCTACCTCGACAGGGCCATGTTCGTGCCCGATGAGCGCAACCTGCGCACTTACCTGCTCTGCGTCAGCCCGGTCTCGTTCCGGCCACGGCTGATCTTCACCGGGCCCGACCCGCTCCAGCGCGCCCGCTTCCCCTATCACCGCGGCGTGGTCCGGATGCCCCTGACCTTTCCGCAGGGGCCCGCGGCCGCAGCCCTGTTCGAGCCGGAGCGGTGAAGGGGCTCAGTGCCGCTTGACCTCGTTCGACCAACCATGCGCCGCGGCGGATTTCTCGACCTTCTCCTTGAGCTGCGGCAACAGCGTGCCCATCCATTGCTGCATGCCCGTCAGCATCGCCTGGCTCAGTTGCGGCTGCGCCTTGACGAGGTTCTTGCCCGCCGGCGTGGCGTAGAAGCTGGCAATCGCCTTCAGATCCTCCTTCGAGAGGACGGAGGCGAAGCTGAGGGCCTGGATCGCGAGCAGGTCGTCGTAATTCTCCGAGAGGGTGGGCATCACCACCTCGTCCACCATCACCTGGGCCTTCTTCGGGTCCGTCAGACCCATCTGCTGCATCACCCCGGCCATCGGCGCCTTCATCGCCGCGAGCACGGCGGCTCGGTCTCCCTGCGCCGCGGCGACGACCTCGCGGGCGGCGGCCAAGCGCTCGGGATCGGCGGTGACGGCCGGTGCGGCAGGCTTGGCGGGCGCTTGCGCTGAGGCGGGAACGGTGCCCGTGACGAGAGCCGGCGCGCAGAGCAGGCCGAGGCCCAGCAGTCCGGCGAGCATTTTCTGGCGCATGGTCGGTGTTTCTCCGGTCGTGAGCATGGGGTCGGGCTGTCGAGCCGAGCGGGACGACGCGCAGGCGACGGTGATCCTTGGAGCACCCGGCCCCAACTCCCGCAACGGTAGTCGGTTCGGAGCCATGCCCGCAACGCGCTTGTCGGCCTGCCCACGACACCGCTATGGCCGCGCTCACGGTGGCGTGACCGTGGGGAGCCAGACGATGCCGGATACGGACGACACCTACATCTACGACGAAGCGCTCGGCGAATGGCGCCCCGCTGGCGCGGCGGCGGCCGAGACGGCGGCTGCGAGGGCGCCTGTCCGCGACGCCGCGGGCAACATCCTGGCCGACGGCGATGCGGTCACCCTGATCAAGGATCTCAAGGTCAAGGGCGCGAACCAGACCCTGAAACAGGGCACCGTCATCCGGTCGATCCGCCTCACGGACGATCCGGAAGAAATCGATTGCCGCCACGATAGCATCAAGGGTCTCGTCCTGCGCACGGAATTCGTGCGCAAGCGCTGATCGCGCGCAGCGAGCGAGGCGGGGTCAAAGGGTGACGACGCGCCCGTCCTCCGCCGCGATGTAACCGTCCGGCGGGTGAGCGATCATCTCCGGGCTCATGCGTGAGCATCAGCCGCTTTGGGGGCGATCTCGGGCAGGCGCCGCTTCAGCGTCGCCCAATCGAGGTGGAATTTCAACGGACGCTCCACGGTGCAGCCCTCGGCGATCATCAGGTCCGCCCCACGGCGACGATGTCCTCCACCCACTCGGTTCGCCGGTATCGCTGACGACCTTGCCCGCCGCCTCGATCCGCAGGGCGTGCGCGGGCGCGCCGGAGGGGTGGCGCATGGTGAAGGCGGTGGCCCGCACGCCCCCGGCCTCGACCGGGCGCCCGGCTTCCATCTCCACGACCTCGATCCGGAACCGGCCCTCGGCCGTGCCCGGCGGCCCGACCACGGTCAACGGCTCCGTGCGCCCGCTGACGAGCTGCCCGTCGCGGATCAGCCAGGGCAGGCCGCCGAAATGGTCGCCGTGGAGATGGGTGAGGAACACCGTGCGGATACGGTTCGGCTCGGCTCCGAAGCGCCGGATCGCGATGAGCGCGCAGGCGCCGCAATCGATGAGGAAGGCGCCGCCGGGCGCATCGACAGACGCGTCGGCGGATGCATCGACGTGGAAGCAGGTTTGGAAGCGCCCGCCCGAGCCGAACGCGTCTCCGCAACCGAGAACTTGAAGCCGCATGACTCACGCCCTCTGCCTTGCCGACCTTCGGCGGGGATTTCGGTCACCGGGCGCCGCGATCAATCGTCTCCGGCCGGCGTGGATCGCGCGCATTCTCCGGAGGGCGTCTCCCGCGTGTCGGCAAGACGCAGGCCCGCTGTCAAAAGAGACAGGTTTGATTTCATTTGTTAATCTGCTGGAAATTCGAATTCAGCGCGGCATACTGATTTCTGTGTCCTGTTAGAGGGGTAGAGTCTGACCGTGCGCAGGCTGGAATTGCTTTTCAGGGGGCAGCATCCGACAAAATACTGTTTCAATGAGCCGGGTACAGTATCCCGCGGCCTGCGCAGATGCCAAATTCCGGCCGTGTGACCGCGTTCGGTCCCTTGTTCTTGCTCGGTTCATGACGATCCATTCCCACCCCTTCCCCGCCGCGATCCGCTCGGCCTCGATCGAGCCGGCTGCCGCCCTGTCGGCCGAGGGCGCCGCCCTGATAGACCGGATCTACGAGGCGGCGGCCTTGCCCGAGTTGTGGCGCGAGGTGCTCGTCGAACTCGCCCGCTTCGCCGGCGCGCCGCAGGCGGTGATGATCGTCTCGACCGGGACGCACTTTCGCGACTTCGTGACGACGTCCCCTGAGTTCGACGCGCTGGTGATCGATCATTTCGAGCGCTTCCCCGACAACGTCCGCACGGGGCGCCTGTTGGCGCTGCGCCATCCCGGCTTTCTCAACGACCTCGACGTCGTAACGGAGGAGGAGATCGCGACGCTGCCGCTCTATCAGGACTTCCTGATCCCCCAGGGGTACGG from Methylobacterium sp. AMS5 carries:
- a CDS encoding DUF2059 domain-containing protein, with product MRQKMLAGLLGLGLLCAPALVTGTVPASAQAPAKPAAPAVTADPERLAAAREVVAAAQGDRAAVLAAMKAPMAGVMQQMGLTDPKKAQVMVDEVVMPTLSENYDDLLAIQALSFASVLSKEDLKAIASFYATPAGKNLVKAQPQLSQAMLTGMQQWMGTLLPQLKEKVEKSAAAHGWSNEVKRH
- a CDS encoding alkylphosphonate utilization protein produces the protein MPDTDDTYIYDEALGEWRPAGAAAAETAAARAPVRDAAGNILADGDAVTLIKDLKVKGANQTLKQGTVIRSIRLTDDPEEIDCRHDSIKGLVLRTEFVRKR